The following are encoded in a window of Brevibacillus sp. DP1.3A genomic DNA:
- a CDS encoding HEPN domain-containing protein yields the protein MPVLIAPVFNSTTAQPVRIDLPNSYTLISGAKRPYEIASRFLRNEMDENKRTFDLRVDPSSLFLVGDHEEMKVTDDRVWIEEIESKLNLASTTGTCSIPYIITVNGNMYGITYLKRSLDGDKYTFDDETAGIFTSLVEQKLPSLAFRRYALSLEKKNYEDQLLDLWIALESLFVPDGKKGEITYKLRVRMAYYFGETALQRERIAQFVKKSYNHRSEIVHSGKLFGDKLATEVNILRAMTRAAILNIAGESVNLQDMRVRLDELVFTGESYVTRYAPTFFERILL from the coding sequence ATGCCGGTCTTAATCGCCCCCGTATTCAATTCAACAACAGCACAGCCCGTTCGGATCGATTTGCCTAATTCGTACACGCTCATATCAGGCGCAAAGAGGCCATATGAGATCGCGTCTCGTTTCTTGCGCAATGAGATGGACGAGAACAAGCGAACCTTTGATTTGCGTGTAGATCCCAGCAGTTTATTTTTAGTCGGGGATCACGAAGAGATGAAAGTAACGGATGATCGGGTGTGGATTGAAGAAATCGAAAGTAAGCTGAATCTAGCATCCACAACGGGGACTTGTTCGATTCCTTACATCATCACCGTCAATGGCAATATGTATGGCATTACGTATTTGAAGCGATCGCTTGATGGTGACAAGTACACATTTGATGACGAAACTGCCGGTATTTTTACTTCATTAGTCGAACAGAAGCTGCCGTCCCTTGCTTTTCGTCGCTATGCGCTTTCACTGGAGAAGAAAAACTACGAGGATCAGCTGTTGGATCTGTGGATTGCATTGGAATCATTGTTCGTTCCCGATGGCAAAAAAGGCGAGATTACCTATAAATTGCGTGTCCGAATGGCGTACTATTTTGGAGAAACCGCCTTGCAGCGTGAACGGATTGCACAGTTTGTAAAAAAATCGTACAATCATCGCTCAGAGATTGTGCATAGCGGCAAGCTGTTCGGTGACAAGCTGGCTACAGAAGTCAATATTCTGAGGGCGATGACACGAGCTGCGATCTTGAACATCGCCGGGGAAAGTGTCAACCTTCAGGATATGCGTGTCCGGCTGGACGAATTGGTATTTACGGGCGAATCATATGTGACACGGTACGCTCCTACTTTTTTTGAAAGAATTTTGTTGTAA
- a CDS encoding ABC-F family ATP-binding cassette domain-containing protein: protein MSVLIVDNLSHGFGDRVLFRDVSFRLQPNDRVGLVGANGTGKSTMMGILTGQNLPDNGRVEWMPKIEYGYLDQHTKLQAGKTIRDVLKDAFLPLLEQEAELMTIGEKMAEATPEELEELLERMGEIQDKLETSGFYLIDAKVDEIANALGLSAIGLERDVASLSGGQRTKVLLAKLLLEQPTVLLLDEPTNYLDEEHIVWLKNYLKDYPYAFMLISHDTTFMNEVVNVIYHLEFTKLNRYTGNYESFLAQSETKRSQHFDAFEKQQEEIAKMEDFIARNKARASTTGRAKSRQKQLDKMDRIDKPETAAKPSFIFKESRASSRFVIEAENLEIGYSHALLPKLSVKLERGEKVAIVGMNGVGKSTLLKTLLGVIPPLDGKLEKGDFLHPAYFEQEVKAKPITALDDVWNEFPAMNNHEVRGALARCGLKNEHINRNLNALSGGEQAKVRLCKLLQRESNWLVFDEPTNHLDVVAKEELKRSLKEFKGTVLLVCHEPEFYEDWVTQTWDVEKWSLEQAKTPIKL from the coding sequence ATGAGTGTTTTGATTGTAGATAATTTGTCCCATGGTTTTGGGGACCGTGTTTTGTTTCGCGATGTGTCTTTCCGTTTGCAACCGAATGACCGTGTAGGACTCGTAGGCGCAAATGGTACTGGAAAATCAACGATGATGGGGATTTTGACAGGCCAAAACTTGCCTGATAACGGTCGTGTTGAATGGATGCCCAAAATCGAATACGGATATTTGGATCAGCATACCAAGCTGCAAGCTGGCAAAACGATTCGTGACGTACTCAAGGACGCCTTCCTGCCACTCTTGGAGCAAGAGGCGGAACTGATGACGATTGGTGAAAAGATGGCCGAGGCAACTCCAGAGGAACTGGAAGAATTGCTGGAGCGGATGGGCGAAATTCAAGACAAGCTAGAAACAAGCGGCTTTTATTTGATCGATGCAAAAGTAGATGAAATCGCCAACGCTTTGGGCTTGAGTGCAATCGGTTTGGAACGTGACGTTGCATCCCTCTCTGGTGGTCAGCGTACCAAGGTTCTTTTGGCAAAATTGCTGCTGGAACAACCAACTGTTCTTTTGCTGGATGAGCCGACGAACTACTTGGATGAAGAGCATATCGTGTGGCTGAAAAACTACTTGAAGGATTACCCTTACGCTTTCATGCTGATTTCCCATGACACGACCTTCATGAACGAAGTCGTGAATGTGATTTATCATTTGGAATTTACCAAGCTGAATCGTTACACAGGGAACTACGAATCCTTCCTGGCACAGTCTGAGACAAAACGCAGTCAGCACTTTGACGCATTTGAGAAGCAGCAGGAAGAAATCGCAAAAATGGAAGACTTTATTGCGCGCAATAAAGCACGTGCGTCTACTACCGGCCGCGCGAAGAGCCGTCAAAAGCAGCTCGATAAAATGGATCGCATCGACAAGCCGGAAACGGCTGCGAAACCTTCGTTTATCTTTAAGGAATCCCGGGCAAGTAGCCGTTTTGTCATCGAGGCTGAAAACCTGGAGATCGGATATTCTCATGCATTGCTGCCGAAGCTTAGCGTGAAGCTGGAGCGCGGTGAAAAAGTAGCGATTGTCGGCATGAACGGTGTCGGTAAGTCTACCCTGTTGAAAACGTTGCTTGGTGTGATTCCTCCGTTGGATGGAAAGCTGGAGAAAGGCGATTTCCTCCATCCTGCTTACTTCGAGCAAGAAGTAAAGGCGAAGCCAATCACTGCACTTGATGATGTATGGAATGAATTCCCTGCCATGAATAACCATGAAGTTCGCGGAGCGCTGGCACGTTGTGGTTTGAAAAATGAGCATATCAATCGTAACTTGAACGCTCTGTCCGGGGGCGAGCAAGCAAAAGTTCGCCTCTGTAAATTACTGCAGCGCGAAAGCAACTGGCTAGTATTTGACGAGCCGACGAACCACTTGGATGTCGTCGCCAAGGAAGAGCTCAAACGCTCCTTGAAGGAGTTCAAAGGGACCGTCCTTCTCGTATGCCACGAACCTGAATTTTATGAGGATTGGGTTACACAGACGTGGGATGTTGAGAAATGGAGCTTGGAACAGGCAAAAACACCGATTAAATTGTAA
- a CDS encoding DUF6886 family protein, translating to MDKLFHYSEDPSIAIFHPRAHPSHPTLAPAVWAIDEARAPMYYLPRDCPRICFYKKADSEATDVERFLGLTTAKMVMAIESKWYPVLTQTKLYEYTFSPESFYCWDEGAGYYLSNETVTPLDVKPLGDLVHCLSQADIELRITPSLLPLRDSLLQSSLHFSMIRMRNASLT from the coding sequence ATGGACAAATTGTTTCATTACAGTGAAGACCCGTCCATTGCAATTTTTCATCCTCGCGCCCATCCCTCCCACCCCACACTTGCTCCAGCTGTATGGGCGATTGATGAAGCACGAGCGCCGATGTATTATTTACCGCGAGATTGCCCGCGGATTTGCTTTTACAAAAAAGCAGATTCTGAGGCAACAGACGTCGAGCGCTTTCTTGGCTTGACGACTGCCAAAATGGTTATGGCTATCGAAAGTAAATGGTATCCCGTGCTTACACAAACAAAGCTATATGAATATACCTTCTCTCCAGAATCTTTTTATTGCTGGGACGAAGGCGCGGGCTACTATTTGTCAAACGAAACCGTTACGCCACTAGACGTAAAGCCATTAGGAGACCTCGTACACTGCCTTAGCCAAGCGGATATTGAATTGAGAATCACTCCTTCGCTGTTGCCGCTGCGAGATTCACTGCTACAAAGCAGTCTGCACTTTTCCATGATCCGTATGCGGAATGCGTCGCTCACATAA